In one Syntrophales bacterium genomic region, the following are encoded:
- the rpe gene encoding ribulose-phosphate 3-epimerase, giving the protein MKKIAPSILSADFSRLGEEILLVEEAGADLIHIDVMDGHFVPNITIGPAIVSSLRKVTDLPFDVHLMIENPERFIEAFAAAGSDMITVHVEAADHLHRTIALIKERGIKAGVSLNPATPLSRIEQVIEDVDMLLVMTVNPGFGGQKFIDNMLPKIKKAREIINSIAPGVLLEVDGGVTLDNIKSIADAGTDIFVAGSSVFGSADYRKTIVKMKEIINP; this is encoded by the coding sequence ATGAAAAAGATAGCCCCATCTATTCTATCTGCCGATTTCAGCAGACTCGGGGAAGAGATCCTGTTGGTGGAAGAGGCAGGGGCGGATTTGATTCACATAGATGTAATGGACGGTCATTTCGTTCCTAACATCACAATCGGACCTGCCATTGTATCTTCACTGAGAAAGGTTACAGATCTTCCGTTCGATGTCCACCTGATGATTGAGAACCCGGAAAGATTTATAGAAGCCTTTGCTGCAGCCGGAAGCGATATGATCACTGTCCATGTTGAGGCGGCAGATCACCTTCACAGGACGATAGCGCTAATTAAGGAGCGGGGGATCAAGGCCGGGGTATCCCTGAATCCTGCCACTCCGCTTTCACGGATTGAACAGGTTATAGAAGATGTGGATATGCTGCTGGTGATGACGGTAAATCCCGGGTTCGGCGGGCAGAAATTTATAGATAATATGCTGCCGAAAATTAAAAAGGCGCGGGAGATAATCAACTCAATCGCCCCCGGTGTTCTTCTGGAAGTGGATGGAGGTGTAACGCTCGACAATATAAAATCGATAGCGGATGCCGGCACGGATATTTTTGTGGCCGGTTCTTCCGTCTTTGGAAGCGCCGATTATCGGAAGACCATAGTTAAAATGAAAGAAATTATAAACCCTTAA